agagccccatccagcctgatcctcagtgtctgcagggatggggcatccactacCTATCAGGGCAACccgtgccactgcctcaccacccttatagTAAAGAACAAATTACTTCTTTGAGTTAAtccatttgaaagaaaacatctccCCTTAATTTGCCACAGCTGTGAACTGGTTTGGAAGCACCTGAAATGCtcagtgggggaaaaagaaaatgctctcCTTTGGATGTTGTGTATAATTGAACTAGAAGTGTGGCCaaaaatgaagaagcagcagtgtttcCTATCTTACATATTCTTCCACTCTGCACAGATGGAAGACTTTAATACGCTTTAATACTTACTTCCTGCAACTTCTTCATTCTTGGTTCTagacagaaagaacaaaatatagttacttacttttgtttttaatttctcatgTTTCTACGTGAACTTATCGTGGATTACATGTGctatgttttcctcttttctgcaatttttgtattaaaagataaaaaaaaaacaaaacaaaacaaaacattgcaaTACCAGTATTCCTCACGCTGTAAAACCTTGAATTTTGCCTTtgatctttcttgtttttcttgttttagcaATGCTGAACCACATAGAGGTGAGCGACTTTTGGGCCTTTTGGGCCTCAATGACATCCAAGGGCTACAGTATTTTCTCTTCATCTCCTTCCTGTTATTCTACCTGACTAGTGTTCTGGAAAATGGTGTCATTGTGACCACAGTGATATCTTTCCACACACCGATGTATTTCtgttgtaatacaagaagaattttacagagcagcagccatggatcaagataaggacttcacagagcagcagctgcggagcaggataaacagcatgagaaccaaggacacctctaggaaaagaatgaatagcTCCCGGCTTCGAAGGAGGGCTCTAGGGTTGTTTTtcagtagctttcctccaattagcGTGTGTGATTTTTGAACGCCCTTGTCTGTCTGatataaaagtatggcttttcaGGCAATAAATGGACACAGCTATGTTTAGCCATcttggtgtgtggctgtttgtcctAGCACTCTGACCTTTTGCCTTCAAGTTCACCAATATATTTCTTCCTGGGGAACCTTTCCTTCCTACTCTACAGTTACTGTTCCCAAGATGCAGACTGGTTTTCTCTTTGGGCGTCGGCCCATTTCTTTTGGCAGGTGCTTGGCCCGGCAATACTTCCAGTTCCTGGGCAGTACTGAAGCTGTGATCCTGGCCACCATGGCCATTTGCTGCCTGTGTGCTACACCCCTGTCATAAGCCCAAGGACCTGTCGGCTGCTGGCTATGGCCAGCTGGTCTGTTGGTTTTGCACATGCCATGATGCATTCAATCATGATTTCTCAACAGAGTTTCCGTGGGCACAGCCGTGTTCATCACTTTTTCTGCAATGTCAAGCCACTTGGCCTGCACTAGTACCAGCCTGAACATGACTCTCCTCAGTGTTGTCAATTGCTGTAGGCCCGTTCATTCTCATTGTCCTCTCCTACCTCTACATCAccatcttcctcttctctgaCCTCTGGGTCAGGTCCCAGGAATGTAGATGGAAACCCTTCTCCACCTGTGCCTATCATCTTACTGTTGTGACACTATTGCACGTACCACTGTTCTTAATTATACACCTCCGTCTTCATCCAGCTCCACTAAAAGGGACATGCAAGTGTCTATCATGTGCTGTGCCATCACTCCAGCTCTCAGCCACCTGATCTACACTCTTACGAATCAGGAGGTGAGATCTACTTTGAACAAAAAGTTaggaagaaagctttttttctggtGGAAATTGGCAAGGACAAGACTCATAACGTGGTTACTCCACTTCCAATATTTACAAGAGAAGAGGTCAAAAAGACTCTGTTTTACAAGAGACTGAAGAATACTCATTATCTCACGTAGAAATTAATTAAGAGTTTATTGCTGAGATCTAAGCTGGGAGATAGTCAAGACTTTGAtgtttcttctgtcattttagATGTCCTGTTGCAACCAATCTGATCCCTAGCCTCCAGAGAAGGATGTGTATCTCTTGCAGAACCTGAGCAAAAGCAGACAGCCCGTGTAGTTGTTCTGGATAAAATAAGGAATTGAACTATTACCTGATAGCTTTGTTTAGGAAGCCGAATGAAATCTCCTTCCATCCAAACACTGGATATCCCAAGTAAGCAAGCATGTTGCTTGCCTAGACTGGGAAAGATGTTGTCTACATTTGACTTGAGTCAACCCTTTTGAGGCATCTGTATCTTTTCATTGAGTGTAAGGGGAGCCTTACTAATGAatccatttttaaatgtaaaggtAAAAACAGAGGGGAGCATGTACAGCACATGTTTAGACAACAGTGAAGGCAATTCCAAAAGTAACACCAGGCTATATATATGCTTTCTTTGTGGTCCAAACACGACAGTTATCTCTCTTTCTCACTTGGTGTGCAAAATGGCTGTTGCCCACTGAAAGACAggtaggttgctctgaaagtaaagcCTCCTGCTTCTTCTTGTGACAAGTGCAACAAATAGAACGAGCATgttaacactatttgatagagtaaattctcagctatgaagCATTGTTTTTCATCGTCATCACCACTAGCTATTCATTCTCGATGACGACGATCAAGAGCCTGTGTGCTGTCCTCCTTGTAAAAGTTGGCACCAGCGTGAGTGACCAACTGTTAAcattaccactgctgaaacactcCACCCCACCCCCCCGCTGTGGGGATAGAAAAATTGCATTGTGTATCACTTCTTCTGTATattcttttgttattattatttaccctttattttcagtgctattAAACTGTCTTAATCTCAACCCCATGAGTTGCTCTTTTTCTAGTTCTCTCCCCAGTCCTCCTGTGGGCAGAGTGAGTGAATGACTGGGTGATACTCAGGTGCCCACGGGATTAAACTGCCACTGCCTATATTGGATTTCTTTCAGGTCCCATCTTGTATGCAAACACTGAGTACAACCAAAAAAATGTGAATGCTTTTTGTATAATACTCATTTCAATACAAAAGAGGAAGgtgattttcagttttctacTACATGTCATCCAGCATCTGTGTCCTGTGTCCCTGTGTGtaacatgaagaaatgaagagtgTTTGAGAATtcgttaaaaaaaataataataataataaaaaaaaataaattgagtgAGATTCTTAATGAGTATCTAAGAATTTATTAGGCTGTAGTAGGAATGGAGTGGATAAGAACAGAGATAGAAGATGGAAGTTTAGAACGACCtaggttttgtttattttgtggaACAGTTTCCACCTACCTGAAGTTCacattcagtttgctttttgctgATGCTATGCCATGGGCACACTAAAGTGGTTGGAAAAAAGTCACTTTCTAAGTAGGGGTACTTAGAACCAAATTATCTGAGCTTATGTCACCTAACAGAGCTTGTGACTTTTGCACTTCTAATGACAATATTGTTGCACTGTAGTCAATGGCTGTTGGTTTATCTGTTGCGTCTGACATAGCCAACTTCACCTTGGTTGTATTTCAAGAGATTCCGAGAGCTGTGGTCCAGTGTGTGTTAGGAGTAGCTCATTTCAGTGTACTAGAAGAAATAGGCAGTTCCTGCAGTCCTGGGCAGGTGAGTGGAATGATTGCTGTTTATCCGCATCTCCCTTCCTTGCTAGTGGTGAACATGACCATGAATTCCCAGTGGGTGCctgcatatacacacacacacagagccacAAACAGATCATCATGGACAGAAGGACACACTATTTACAAACTTCCACATAACACAGACAGTGTGAATGCCTATCTTTACTAAGAGAAAATACCCTTTACGAGCTTATCAGTCTAGACCTTGGGTCTCTGCAATTATGGTCTCCCAAGCCACTGATCTTTTCAAGGTCTGTCTTGCAGAGTCCTTCCCATGTATTTGGTAGCTGGACATTGGACTCATGGCCTCACCAGTGACTCATTTTCCCACTGGTTGCTCCAGTTCTTGTCCCCTACAAGTCTGTCACTCCAGAGTCTGGTTTTCAGGCCTCTTGTCATAAACAATGGCCTTATGTTCACTACCACACTACTTACATATGCATATGCACAGATCAAAGGGAAAAACTTATGCCAGGAAATAGACAACCTATTTCAAGGCAGGACATTGTGCAAAGAAGTTGGTACCAGGCTTTTTCTAGCAATGCCCAGAGACAGGAAGGTAGGCAAGAGGCATCAACTGAAACAAAGAAGGGTCTGTCAGGAAACACTTCATTACTGACAGTGAGCAATGATGGATTGCTGAAGAGATACCCAGAATCTCCCTCCTCAGTGATATTCAAAAGCCATCTGGTCATGATCCTGGATAACTGATACTAGATGGGCCTTCTTGGGTAAGTGGAAGTTGGACCAGTCAAACTCAAGAGACCCCTTTTAACCTCAaggatgctgtgattctgtggagggaaaataattaaacagaaaGTAGGACAGGATGTGGTAATCAGATGCAGTGGTTGACCAGTCCTGCCACTGGTCAGATATCTGTACAGTATGCTGCTTATCAGCTCCAGACCATGTAGAGTTTATCCTTACATTTGAAGAGAAGGAATGGTTCTGGAGAACTCAGTGATTTTTACTGAGATAGTTTTTTTAAATACTCTCTTCAGTTCCTGATTCCTCAGGCAGTAAATGaaagggtttaacatgggtgtGACAATAGTATACACAGCTGACACAAATTTATTCATGTCATAAGAAGTGATTTTCTTGGGCCGTGCATACATGAAGAGAGTGgttgagaagaaaatgatgacCACAGTTAAGTGGGAAGCacacgtggagaaggctttctTCTTACTTTCAGTGGTGGGGATGTGCAGGATTGTAGTGATAATTAATAGGTAGGAAACAACAGTGATGAAGAGGGGAATGAGCAGGATAATCAAGGCCAACACAAAGTCCACCATCTCTGCCACTGACATATCAGTGCAGGCAAGGTTTAGCACTGGGCTGATATCACAGAAGAAATGGTTAATAACACGGGAACCACAAAACTCCAACTGAGAGATGAAGGAAATCTTGATCAAGGACACAGTGAACCCAGTGAACCAGGAGAGAGTTATTAGGCATACACACATTTGGTACGTCATGATGAAGAGATAGCGCAGTGGTTGACAGATGGCCACATAGCGATCGTACGCCATGGCAGAGAGGAGGACACATTCAGTGCacaagaaagaactgaagaaaaagacttGGGTCATGCATCCGGCAAAGGAAATGCTCCCATCTTCCGCAACTAAGTCTGCCAAGAGTTTGGGGACAGTGACGGAGATGTACCAGACCTCAATGAAGGACAGCTGACCAAGAAAGTAATACATGGGTTTGCAGAGTTCATGGTTTGCCTTGATCAGGGAAATGATGAGCACGTTCTCTGCAATCGTTATAATGTACGTCAGCAGCAATACTATGAAAAGCGATACCTTCCAGTCCATACGGCCTGGGAATCCTTGCAAGTGAAAGATGTTGATTTGGGTGGAATTCTTCTCCATTCAGCGAAGTGTAGAGCTAAGCATTGTAGATTAAATACagaccaggaaaaaagaaaatgaataaagcaAAAAGGGGAATTGCGTGAATAGGAGTAGGAATGGGAATTTTGTGATTAAGCTTTATAAGCCTGCCTTGTTGTTTCCCTCTCTTAGTTAATGAAAACAAGGAGACCTATCGTCTTTGGCCTGACATTAAGAACATCCATAATAGAGGTTCAATAACAAGAAGGAGAATGTACATGGCTGATATAGGTGTAGGAATCTATGCAGAAGCCATCTAAAGTAAATTCAAATGCATCCAGACCCAGATTCCACAGTTCATCTTCATTCCAGTTGTTGCCTAAATTGTTGGTCAGTTTTTCAAAGGCGTTAACGAGAAGCAGCTAACCCAACCACTTAGTTTTTGGGATTCTCCCATCTCAGAATGGTGATCTTGAAGGTATTTGAACGTAAGAATCGATCATCCTCCGtcattatttttgtctgttgaAACAATTTGCAAAGTTAAATAACATTTAATAATATTTGCAAAAGTTAAACAATGACACAAACATTATTCTTTGTGGATACTGACCACAGGTTTgtattttgtctctttttcatCATAATTTACTTTCATGAGAACTATAATTAGAATCCTGTTAGTTCATTTGGGAAAAGCAATTCtgtggaaaaacagattttgccgattaaaaaaaaaagcaaccaaaagcATATGACCGAAGAAGCTTGACTTGAAATCTCTCAATGGATGGTACACTTGCTTCACAAAGATCTGCTGGACTCCAAAGTTCAAACCCGCATCTGGAAGCTGTATATATCCAGGGGCTGGGTTACTCAGTAGATCAGGATTCACTCCTACCTACTTTTTGGTccattaaattaatatttaattatgaTTTTTCTCCCCATTTACCAAATAGTACAATTTTTAGACTTTCAGCTGAAATGTAGACATTTTCACTTTTCCGATCAGGtgaattgcttttaaaagggCCCAATAACAATTAGACCATTAGCAGCTCCAGTGATTGCATTGtcatcattttatttccagaaaggTAGGAGCAGCCTCAGCACAATTCACATTACAATAATTTCTGTTAACTTATAAAGTCTGTTTGAACATTTTAACATTAACATCGAAACATGGATAATATTCCTGTTTTCACTTCACAGTTTTGCTTGAATATCATCCATGTGGTATAAGCTTCTATATCAAAATGTATCTCAGATGTGTAACTGATAAGCATGGAAATTACAAAACAGGATTTAGCATCTTTCTGTAAATGCATTCAACAAACCAACCCATCTCCTCATTTGTGCCTGGTAGGAGTATACGTAAACCATTTCTCCAAAATGAAACCATGGTAACTGTGTGCAGTAGCTTACCAGACTTAGTCTTGGTGAAGTACGGAAGCAGGGTGGAAGGAAGCCAAAACTTGAGACTTGTTGTCTAAGAATCAGTCAGCTGTTCATTGGATCCATCTTTTGATTCATCTCCAAGTCTTTGTGTTCCCTTGTTCTTGAAATCATACATGGAAGAGAAATTGGAAATGTCTTAAAATAGTCATGGCTCTACAATCTTTGTTAAATCTCAGGCAGTCTAGACCAGGCTGTGACTGCTTTTTGTATACAGGAGCACAGTTCTACACAGAGGCTCTTGAGACTTAGTCAGCAAGCTTTCAGACCATTCCCTGAAGGATTTGGTCTCTGGAGAGATGGCAGCAAGTGTGACTTTTTAACTTCCCCTGTTGTGTTAATCACCACATTTGTGTTTGTAGGCAGTTCTAAGATCCGAGAGGCCCAGTAGCTGTTTAatgagatggaaaacaaaatgcttgaaTCAGTGACAGGTCTTTGTTCAATACACAGTGGCACTGTTCGAATTTCAGGTGCTGTCTGTCCAAATCTATCTATTCTGTATTATCTCTCCAGTGTTCCCATGCTATTCCAGTTCTGCACCAGGATCTTACATGGCAAATGTAGGCTTTTATCAAAAGTTATTACCACCTTACATTCCAAAGAATCTGGATGTGCTACCATCTCTCTAGCATGAGTCCCCACCCCACTGCTCACAGCAGATTATTAATCTTTTCTGTCAACGGTTTACAGGCTGGTCCGGCCTGGTTCCGTGATGAGTGGGGTgaagggattttgcaaaatctgtgcctccagaaaagggaaacaggggaccccaaaagtaattaaaaacagcgGCAAttatctgaggagaaacaaattaatttactgAATATGgattggaatgcaagataacacactataatacaatataattagaattgaagctaataaatcaaatataatgagagtgAGACTGTCCAAAaagctgaatcacagaatcacagaattacccaggttggaagggacctcaaggatcatgaagttccaacccccctgcctgtcagggccaccaaacttccacaattactagataggttgcccagggccccatccaacctggctttgaacacctccaaggatggggcatccacaacctccctgggcagcctgttccaggaccttaccactctcctagtaaagaacttccccctaacatccaacctaaatctaccctctgtCAACTTAAatctatttccccttgtcttggTATTAACAGTCCTTTTGAAGAGTTTTCccccctcctggatataggttcccttcaggtactggaaggctgcaatgaggtcaccctgcatccttcttttctccaggctgaacaagcccacctccctcagcctgtcttcataggggaggtgctccagtcccctgatcatcttcgttgCTCTcttctggaccctttccaacagctccacgtctttcttgtactgagggctccacacctggacacagtactccagatggcctcacaagagcagagtaaagagggagaattgacttgcggaatcaaactccataaccacgaagtagttataaagcaggtatgtttaatgagtgatgCGCATACACCCTGGAGCAAGGGGGATAACTCCACCTCACTTGCACACCGTTAGGAGAAAGCGTGCAACAGACATAGgctgaactaatacataatcaatagtttTCAGGAATTTggatacatattcattacattcctgagACCCCATTAAGCATGCAGTCCCTCCCCCCTTGCGCGTGCGTAGTGAGTTGTGGAGGTGGtcgtgggatgaaggctcatcatcttcctcacGTAGGttcatcatcttcctcactGTAAACTTTCGACCCTGCTGGAGGGGCACCCCCCAAACTGGTTCCAGCTTGCTCTgtggacatctaatcaccacaCTGTTCTCGGGCTGTTCCACTcttatcttcatggccttcatccccttgTTTTCTCAAACTTAGTGTCTGCAattcccctctctctgcccccccttaacataaactatctatctgtaactaccctttgccttaATGaggccccttttccctttctgtagcaaagtgttcccaTTTCATCTACTATGgtgtcctttttcactattcaaaATCAccttcctgtccctgctggccacccctctcctgatggagcccaggatactgcttgccttctgagctgcaagagcactgctggctcatgttaagtttattgtccatcagtacccccaggtccttctctgctgagctgctctcaagaatcactcctcccagtccatacagatgcctggggttcttccggcccaagtgtaaaaccttgcactttgccatgttgaacctcattaggttcacccaggcccacctttcaagtctgttggggtccctctgaatggcatcccttcctccctccgtATCAATCGCACCATTCAGCTTTGTGttgtcagcaaacttgctgatggtgcactcaattccatcatagatgtcattgataaagatgttaaagagcactggtcccaagacagacccctgggagACACCGCTCGTTACTGACCTCCACCCAGACATAGAGCCATGACGGCCTTACACTGATACTGAAGCGATGCGTGCATTCCGGACAGGCAGCAGAAGACCGTCAAGATGAAAAGTCtaatcaggtgaccttgccaggagttctatcttctctctgaccacaaagcccCCTGGAGAACATAGTTTTTCTCCTCCAggcaggtacccagaactggagtattaacactttaactcccagtgcactacatgatgttatgatgtggaataccagtaaccaaaaatcataaaaccatgatgTTTTCTTATATATAAGGGAAAGCATTTGGAGACTAACGTCTCTCCTGAGTATTACCAACACAAAACTGCCTTTGATTCTTCCCTGGAAgcaacagagagagagaggtggTGACTGAAATACCTTACCTGTGACAGAATATGACAGGTGGCACATGATATACGAATCTTGTGTTTTTTAACCTCAACAGTGCTTCTCTCTCTGAGGTGTTGCAGATACTTCCATCATTCTATGATCTTAGGTGGGTCAAAACTTTGCTGGTTATCTTAAACGCACCTTTTTGATGTTGCTTCTCCTCCACTTCTAGGACAGGCTCCATGTCCTTGCTACTGATAACCTGTAGGTAACAGATGGAAAACTCTTAAATAAATTGTCATCTATCATTTCTGCATATTGGTCTTATTTATCATAGTGCACTTCCAATTGGTGACAGTTGTCACAACCCTCCTGCTCACCTTCTCAACTGTGACCACTTCTTAGCATTGCTATAGGCTCAGCCAGTGCCAGGATCACCACCACCTCCACACTGACTGCTCAACAGCACCATCCAAATATTGTTGCACCAAGTGCTTTTGTACATCATCTGGCTTTTTGGACCTTTCTCAGGCCCTGGGCATCCCTTGCAGTGGTGGCAAAAAACTCTAAACAAGCCTATTCCCTCTGGTCTCAATCCCAGTCCCTGTATTGGGTTTGTGTGGCAAGGTTTTGATAGCAGGGATGGATACTGTGAGAGGTGTTCACAAAAGCTTTCAATAATCAACAAAAGCCAGTTCTGAAAAATAGACCTGTCCCTCTCCAAGACTCAGCCAATGAGCACTGTCTATTGTGTCTCCATTTTGCATTTTCCATAGACTTCTCTCACTTTTGCAACAGTCACAGCAAGAACTGGCATGGTAGTTGTAGGGAAGAGGCAAAGTGGGACTAAAATTCCAGCTGCCAAACACCACCATCAGTTTTTGTCTCCACAGAGCTGCCCTTGCCCTTGTTTTCTTGGTAGCAGCAGTGAGGTTATCTTTGGAGTCCTCACAGAGTTATCTCTAGATCTATCTGTGTCTTTGACAGGGGAACAGCAGGCCCTCAGGCCTTCTGTCCTGAAAAAGGGGGATGGGGCTGGTGGGGGGTGATGGGGGAAGGTGTTGTTGATGGTTTACAAACCGGTTtggcctggttctgtgactaatggggcAGGGGGACCCACAGAACCACACCCTAGGTAAGGAGAAGAGGGATAATGGGCAAGGAtagggagatgggagatggacctaaaaacaaaacattgttgTAGTAGGCGTGTACAAACACTCCGGCTGTGATGTGACAGGACCTCCCCTTCTCTGTGACTAGCTAATATTACGCATAGCTTAAGGGGTGTAGATGAAGAAGAGCCTGTATATAAACAAACACCACGAGACAATAAAAGCCAATTTTTACTGCTCACCAAATTGGTGTCCATATGCAGTTATTGGTCCTGACCTGGTGATTGGTCAGTTacacaaagcagagcatgaagAACGTGTAGCCCCGGTTCAAcaaaatatgatattggaatgcaagataacacaatatagtACAATGTAATTGGAATTGAGGCttataaatcaaataaaatgtgagAGAGAATGTCCCAAACTGAAGTCCTTAGTCTAAATCTGAAGGTGAAATGGCTGGGGAGCATGAACTGCTGAGATGAGCAGCAAAAGCAAGGGCTGTCTCATGAGTTGCAAgcagttttatcttttcttttgaacGGAAAATGGATAagcaaagtcctctggggtatGTAGTTCTTCGCTTCTGAAAACCAGGTACACATAAAATTGGCAGTCAATAGAACTGGAGCACTAACTCTTTACCTCCCAGAGCTcttcatgatgttatgatgtgaaatacGGATAACAAAAATTGTAAAAATGTAACAAGAGTGAAACCAGCTTCTCTGGCAAGATAAGCCAGATGGCAGTGTGATGCTAAGATGCTGAGAGGTGCAGGTGCAGCCTAGCTGTTCGCTCTCTCAGTGCCTATGTAATCCTACAATTAAGTGTCTGATTTGGTCAGTGCATGCAATGTCTGAAGGCACAGCCTCAGATGCATGAACGATTCATATTCTTTATTGCAGGTTCTAACATCCCTTATATCCAAGTTCTCTCTTGTAACTTTCCACCCCCCTCAACATGTCAATGGAACACTTAACAAGTCTCCTTCATGTCTAGACCCTAACTGACCGTTTAAGTGCTCATCTTATCAGAGCAACAAGTTGCTTTTGTGAACTATTTCTCCAGTCAGGGTCATCACCACAGGAAGATTTTGCACTTGCCTTCTGCTCCTGTCTCCTGGAGACAGCCTTTGTTCTCAGTGTCTTCTCCCACACCCTAtcaaatttgtttttcagtctcttttctgAATGTTCTCTTGAACCCCCACAAGTGCTGGTCCCATTCATTGGGCTTTAAGTGCTACCTATCCCTGAGTGTCAGCCACTGCTCAGGGCTTGTGATGAACCCAGCATAACTGGCTGCAGTAAGTAGTTGTGGCTGAGAGGTGAAGGTTCTAACTGCACTGCTATAGGCAGGATTTACTCCCACCAGGTccggctgcccagggccccatcctaTTGTCCTGGATAACCTGCAGGGGTGGGGCActcactgtttttctgtgtggtAGCACAGCATAACTTGGTTTACAGATGTGTCAGGGCCTGATGGTTGGGTAGCAACTCATAGGCATGggaaagcagtgttttcctgctctgtttccaTTGTGAAGAGAACTGTCTGCCAACAGGGGAAGATACCATGAGTTGTGGGCAGGTgtattctgcctttctgccaaCTCTTCCTTCTGTTGAATCCTCTTGTctgtctgttctgctgctcacagagtGCATAGAGCAGGCGTGCAGCCAGTCCTATCCAGTAAAGGTAAGCGAGTGCTTCTGAATCCAGTGCTTGAGGTTGAAATCTCAGTTTGACCTCTACTTCTGGGTTCCCATTCAGTTTTCCACAGCAGATGCTGTCTTGTGGTATACATTTCTTTATTCACAGCAATCTTCCATATTGccattcttccttctctgtgcttttaGACAAACAATGGCCTTCCCCTGACATGGTCTCTCCACATCTCTCTAGCTTCGTTAGCACAGGCCCTTGACTCTTCCTTGTTCCCTTCAGATTGATGGCTGCTCCCTTGTGAGGGAAACCAGCAGTAGGTcactgcatcccacagcagaTGAGTTGCAAACCCGGCAGTGCAAAGCCTGCTCATTGCATAGTCAAGAAGAGGAGTCTGTTCAGAGCTACATCTGGGTGTATGTAACTGATTTCAGTGAGACAGATTCCACCTGGGAAGCTGATTGCCATCTTGTCTGTCTTAAATTCAGTGAATACTGGGTGGCGTTCTGTGGATTCCCACTGATGTGCGTTGCCTTTTGTCCTCTCACAAG
This window of the Excalfactoria chinensis isolate bCotChi1 chromosome 10, bCotChi1.hap2, whole genome shotgun sequence genome carries:
- the LOC140256907 gene encoding olfactory receptor 6B1-like: MEKNSTQINIFHLQGFPGRMDWKVSLFIVLLLTYIITIAENVLIISLIKANHELCKPMYYFLGQLSFIEVWYISVTVPKLLADLVAEDGSISFAGCMTQVFFFSSFLCTECVLLSAMAYDRYVAICQPLRYLFIMTYQMCVCLITLSWFTGFTVSLIKISFISQLEFCGSRVINHFFCDISPVLNLACTDMSVAEMVDFVLALIILLIPLFITVVSYLLIITTILHIPTTESKKKAFSTCASHLTVVIIFFSTTLFMYARPKKITSYDMNKFVSAVYTIVTPMLNPFIYCLRNQELKRVFKKTISVKITEFSRTIPSLQM